From the genome of Alcanivorax sp.:
GGGGTCACGATTTCACTGGCCACCAGCTCACCGTAACGGGCCGCCACCTGTTTGCGGCGCTTGATGAACAGCCCTTGCCATTCAAACAGCCCCAGATAGCGGGTGGGCTGTTTGGGGTTGAAGATCATTTTCAGGGCCAGCCAGTCTGTAAACCAGCCGGTGAACAGACCGAACAGGGGAATCACCCAGATGTTATGGGTTAGCGCCCATACCACCGCCTGAATAATACCAATAGCGAAACCGAACCAGATGCCCGAGGTACGGATAAACTTGAATTCCACATGGCCCGCTTCCAGAAACACCCGGTTGAGCAGCTCCTTGTCCCGCACCAGCGCATTGATCACCAGATCTTTCAGGTCGAACACCCGGGAAATGTTGGTCTTGATGTCCTCCATGATCAGTTCGACCATGTGTGGCGCTTCATTCTGGATGCGCTGGATGATCATCTTCTTGACCCGCTCCGGCGCAGATTCCCACAGGCCGGGTTGATACTTGGCCGCCACTTCACGGGTAATGTCTTCCACTGAGCGGATCAGCGGGTCACGGATTTCCGCTGCTACCCGGTTGGGATCAAGCCGGTCGAACACATCTTCGGGCTTGAGCAGCCGTTCCATCATCAGGTCGCAGGCGATACTGGCCATGGTCGCGGACTTGCTCGGCACAATGCCTTGCCAGCCGAAAAAGGGCCGAATGCCAACAAACTTCAGAGGCTTGAACATCATCTTGATGGCGACCACCTTGGTGCCATAACCAATGGCCGCCGCCACAAAGGGCATGGACAGGTACAAAAACCAGTTCGCCTGCAGGTCAGCCAGAATCAGATCCAGATCGGTAATCACGACTTATTCCTCTTCCCTGTCCGCTTCGCCATCGGCCACCAGCTGCTGCCAGAGCTGGTGGCCCAGGGGGCTGAAACACACGGATTCACGCTGCGGCTTCAGTTTTGGCCAATGCTGGTGCACCCGTGCCAGTGCCTTGCGGAAATCGCTATCACCTTCCAGCAGTTCATAGTCCGTGCGTTTGCCTTCCTCGAAAGCGGTGGCCATGACCCAGCCCTGCTCGAACAAGCGGTGCAGGTAGTAACCGATCATGTCGTTGCATTGGATACCCGCCGCACGGCCCACATTGGAATGGCGGAGCACCACCTCGCCCCGGGAGAACCGACCACCGCTGCACACCGTCAACAGGGGAAAGGTGCTGCCATCGGAAAGGGCTGCCAGAATACGGGCTTCATCGGCGCACAGGCCGGAGAGGATCTGGCGAACCAGCATGGTCTGAGCCTGTGCCTGGCTCTGCTCCATGGAAACTTCCAGCAACTGCCCCAGGGTCTCCGGCGGCCCGGCCAGTTCGCCGGGGGTATCCAGCGCTTCGAGGCGATCCTTGAGATTCTGCAATACGTCATGCTCGACCCGATGAAGTCGTTCATCGGCCCGTTGCACCGGCGGCAGCTGCAACAGCAGCTGTTGAAGTTTGCTCCGCAAGCCAGCGGGAGAAAGAGTGGATTCCGACACGCAAGGTTCCTGTTGTTATTGTCTTGGGGCGTGTGAACGCCTCTTCATTATTATCGAGTGTGCGGGCTTTTGGCCAATCTGCAAGTTACTATACGTATGGTTTGCGCAACCCGCCGGGCGGAATGACCGTTCAGTTTTTCAGGGCCGCTCACGCATGGCCAGTACCCGGTTTCGCAGATCCTCGGCATTCACGGCCTCCGGTGCTACCGCCTGACCGACGGTCAGTTTCACCCGGGACCAGAATCGTTTGGGCAGCCGGGTCAGGGCAGGCCCGCCCTTGTGACTGAAAAAGCTCCCCCACAGGCCGGACAGGGCCATGGGGATCACCGGCACCGGTGTTTCCCCAATGATCTTCTCTACGCCGGCACGGAATTCATCCACTTCACCGTCTTTTGTCAGCTTGCCTTCCGGGAAGATACACACCACCTCGCCGGCTTCCAGCTCTTCACGGATACGTACAAA
Proteins encoded in this window:
- a CDS encoding DUF445 domain-containing protein yields the protein MITDLDLILADLQANWFLYLSMPFVAAAIGYGTKVVAIKMMFKPLKFVGIRPFFGWQGIVPSKSATMASIACDLMMERLLKPEDVFDRLDPNRVAAEIRDPLIRSVEDITREVAAKYQPGLWESAPERVKKMIIQRIQNEAPHMVELIMEDIKTNISRVFDLKDLVINALVRDKELLNRVFLEAGHVEFKFIRTSGIWFGFAIGIIQAVVWALTHNIWVIPLFGLFTGWFTDWLALKMIFNPKQPTRYLGLFEWQGLFIKRRKQVAARYGELVASEIVTPAAVIEAILKGPLSDRLFGLVQKQVQRTMDEQAGLAKPLVVFAVGSTKYQEMKRTVADKVMEHLPETLSHMEAYAEEAMDLKNLLVNKMQELTEEEFEGLLRPAFQQDEWILITVGAVLGFLVGELQVHVMLHFAVPIT